A region of the Cupriavidus taiwanensis genome:
GATGGCCTCGAGGAAGGCCGCGCGCTGTTCGGGCGTGGTGTTGCGGTACGTGTCGAAGGCCGCCTCGGCCAGCGCGCAGGCGCGCTCGACCTCGGCCTCGCCGCCGCAGTGGAAGTCAGGGCCGATCGCCGCGCCGGTGGCGGGGTTGATCGCCTGCAGCGTCGCTTCGGTGCCGCGCACGGCTTGCGCGCCGATCAGCATGTCGCCGGTGATTTGCATGGAAGGAATCCTTGTCAGCGTTTGGAACGGGAAGCCGGCCGGAGGGCATGCGCCCCACGGCCGGCTGGTCGGAATGCGAGGCGGGGACGGCGCGCTGGCCATCCACGTGCCGGGTTACTGCGGTCCGAGCTTGTTGATCAGCGCGCCCAGCATCTCCATTTCCTCGCCGGTCAGGTCCGTCAGCGGCGCGCGCACGGGACCGCCGTCGCGGCCCACCAGGCGCGCGCCCGCCTTGACGATGCTGACCGCATAGCCGGCCTTGCGGTTGCGGATGGCGAGGTAGGGCAGGAAGAAGTCGTCGATCAGGCGGCCCACGGTGTCGTGGTCGTCCGCGGCGATGGCACGGTAGAAGTCCATCGCCGTCTTCGGGATGAAGTTGAACACCGCCGACGAATACACCGGCACGCCCAGCGCCTTGTACGCCGCGGCATAGACCTCGGCGGTGGGCAGGCCGCCCAGGTAGGAGAAGCGGTCGCCCAGCTTGCGGCGGATGCTGACCATGGCTTCGATGTCGCCCACGCCGTCCTTGAAGCCGATCAGGTTGGGGCAGCGCGCGGCCAGGCGGGCCAACTGGTCGGCGTTGAGCTTCGAATTGGCGCGGTTGTAGACGATCACGCCGATATCGACCGCCTTGCAGACTTCTTCCACGTGGGCGGCAATGCCGTCCTGGCTGGCTTCGGTCAGGTAGTGCGGCAGCAGCAGCACGCCCGCGGCGCCCAGGCGCTGGGCTTCCTGCGCGTAGGCGATGGCGGTGCGGGTCGGGCCGCCGGCGCCGGCCAGGATCGGCACCTTGCCGGCGCAGGTGCGCACGGCGGTGTCGACCACGGCGGAGTAGTCCTGCGGCGTCAGCGAGAAGAACTCGCCCGTGCCGCCGGCCGCGAACAGCGCGGTGGCGCCGTAGGGAGCCAGCCATTCCAGGCGCGCGGCGTAGGACTTCGGCGCGAAGTCGCCCTGGGCGTCGAAGTCGGTGATGGGGAAGGACAGCAGGCCTTCGGAGACGATTTGCTTGAGTTCGTTGGGTGCGAGCATTGCGGCAATCCAGGGCGGGCCGATGGCCCGGGGTGGCAGAGGCGGCTGCCTGCGGCGTGGCAGGTCAGTCGAGTTATCAGTCATCGTACGACAATGGGGTGGCGAAGGCAATAGGCCGGCGACGTACGTCGGGTTAACCGGGAGCGGTACAAGGGCCTCCATGGGCGGTAACGCCGTTCACTTAGGGCATCAAACACTACCGTCATTCCCCGCGGGGAATCCAGCGTCTTTAAAGTCACTGGGTTCCCGCCTGCGCGGGAATGACAGTTGTCAAACAGGCCTTGTTGTCCGACAACGTGAGTAAAAGGCCGCTTGATGCACTCAGTCAATTTGAATCGACCATGCAAAGCTTCCGCGCCACGGCGAACCGGCGGCTGGCACACTGGCGTCCTGAGCCAAACGGGGAGAGCGCGGTGGGAGAGTTACAGGCCTTGCTGGAAAACCACGGGCTGATGCTGGTGTTCCTGAACGTACTGGTCGAGCAGGCCGGCCTACCGGTGCCGGCCTATCCGATGCTGTTCGTCGCCGGCGCGCTGGGCGTGCAGGAGACCGGGCCGTCGATCGGCGCGGTGCTGGCCGCGGTCATCGTCGCCTGCCTGATTGCCGACACCGGCTGGTACTTCGCCGGGCGCCGGCTGGGGCAGCCGATGCTGCGCACGATCTGCAAGGTATCGATTTCGCCCGACTCCTGCATCCGCCAGACCCAGTCGCTGTACCTGCGCGTCGGGCCGCGCTCACTTGTCGTTGCCAAGCTGCTGCCTGGCGCCGGCGCGCTGTCGACCGCGATGGCCGGC
Encoded here:
- the kdgD gene encoding 5-dehydro-4-deoxyglucarate dehydratase; translation: MLAPNELKQIVSEGLLSFPITDFDAQGDFAPKSYAARLEWLAPYGATALFAAGGTGEFFSLTPQDYSAVVDTAVRTCAGKVPILAGAGGPTRTAIAYAQEAQRLGAAGVLLLPHYLTEASQDGIAAHVEEVCKAVDIGVIVYNRANSKLNADQLARLAARCPNLIGFKDGVGDIEAMVSIRRKLGDRFSYLGGLPTAEVYAAAYKALGVPVYSSAVFNFIPKTAMDFYRAIAADDHDTVGRLIDDFFLPYLAIRNRKAGYAVSIVKAGARLVGRDGGPVRAPLTDLTGEEMEMLGALINKLGPQ